Proteins from one Bactrocera neohumeralis isolate Rockhampton chromosome 3, APGP_CSIRO_Bneo_wtdbg2-racon-allhic-juicebox.fasta_v2, whole genome shotgun sequence genomic window:
- the LOC126752009 gene encoding cytochrome c oxidase subunit 4 isoform 1, mitochondrial, producing the protein MALRGFSMSMQRQLLKQLLKNTQTGSIASVHTLDKIGNREIVGYGWNGTACYADRTDYPMPAIRFREPNNEIKALREKEKQDWKKLSPEEIKALYRASFCQTFAEIQAPTGEWKQHLGIGLIFVSMAIWIAVLMNLFVYDDLPVTFDDEHKKAQLKRMLDLEVNPVTGLASNWDYENKKWK; encoded by the exons ATGGCTCTCCGTGGTTTCAGCATGTCCATGCAGCGTCAGCTGTTGAAGCAATTGCTTAAAAATACCCAAACGGGAAGCATTGCATCCGTACATACATTGGATAAAATTGGCAACCGCGAAATCGTCGGCTACGGCTGGAACGGTACCGCTTGCTACGCCGATCGCACGGACTACCCAATGCCGGCCATTCGCTTCCGTGAGCCCAACAATGAAATTAAGGCTCTGCGCGAAAAAGAGAAGCAAGATTGGAAAAAATTGAGCCCTGAAGAAATTAAGGCTTTATACCGTGCCAGTTTCTGCCAAACTTTCGCTGAAATCCAAGCGCCAACCGGTGAATGGAAACAGCATTTGGGTATTGGTCTCATATTCGTCAGCATGGCCATTTGGATTGCAGTTCTCATGAACCTTTTCG TTTACGATGACTTGCCAGTCACCTTCGATGATGAGCACAAGAAGGCGCAATTGAAGCGTATGCTTGACTTGGAAGTCAATCCTGTTACTGGTTTGGCCTCCAACTGGGATTATGAAAACAAGAAGtggaaataa
- the LOC126751991 gene encoding uncharacterized protein LOC126751991 — MFKGDTMLLCYLLVSSQLISVLPQASDSSRSPEAFKDAQLKTESAASTNAYNNANNNIIIAHDENTSSNSDNNNNSGNKVYADEWSDRDKLLFYTLEQFALLSNFTVEHGTEVLRNVLKDAATLMEPTASLLAHLGNFSDYVARADNVKKMGEDEKVGELYDMVVLFTELVERHNTTALGNATTENMYLEMSLKKNGLDKLQVDFLERFLVFSEKFNARVDSYLTKLTAEQRASERKMIEWQHAFNAETDAEKKVEIFAKFFELYA, encoded by the exons ATGTTTAAGGGAGACACAATGTTGCTATGCTATTTGCTGGTCAGCTCGCAG CTTATCAGCGTCTTACCCCAAGCAAGTGACTCGAGCCGTTCGCCAGAAGCGTTTAAAGATGCGCAACTTAAAACTGAATCAGCTGCTTCCACTAACGCatacaacaacgccaacaataaCATTATTATTGCACATGACGAAAacaccagcagcaacagcgacaataacaacaatagtgGCAACAAAGTTTACGCTGATGAATGGAGCGATCGTGATAAACTACTCTTCTACACGCTCGAGCAGTTCGCACTACTCTCCAACTTTACGGTCGAACATGGTACCGAAGTTTTACGCAACGTACTCAAAGATGCGGCCACACTAATGGAGCCCACCGCCTCTTTATTAGCACACCTGGGCAATTTTTCCGATTACGTCGCACGCGCTGACAATGTGAAGAAAATGGGCGAAGACGAAAAGGTGGGCGAACTATACGATATGGTCGTATTATTTACCGAGCTGGTAGAGCGGCATAATACGACGGCGCTCGGGAATGCCACAACAGAGAATATGTACTTGGAGATGTCGTTGAAGAAGAATGGTTTGGATAAGTTACAGGTGGATTTTTTAGAACGCTTTCTCGTCTTCAGCGAGAAGTTTAACGCTCGTGTGGATAGTTATTTGACAAAGTTAACGGCCGAACAGCGGGCGAGTGAACGCAAAATGATCGAATGGCAACATGCGTTCAATGCCGAAACGGACGCGGAGAAGAAAGTGGAGATCTTTGCCAAGTTTTTCGAGTTGTACGCTTGA
- the LOC126751981 gene encoding uncharacterized protein LOC126751981: protein MWKKATLPLLLLLLTALLLAQLVAAVSTRTAAGHGEAISTSSSSTERFVETALDLNDKEDEDADEATVETYEDDEEDTERGAASRTRHATPQFMKTMPNNEEVGDSEEVRESEEASTQLRDDERGGQDDGIAVANDEGSGGNDGSGGEGAAASASAINGDDDVDGVGVDVGDASEETSEVSSVEQRERDRLASIMMREVTRLIDYALEQQRSVVNQFLQDETIEMVKCATMEAVKQSCVAFMADVREALKLNKGNDFPTQLAQFGVKTLMARDFEMFVQLHNTTRIKQPTAENVIIDNAFRKAGVLQIEVELQKRFVAFTKLFNSTVGEYVEKLLANEQQQQRSDFDESLVDWYRKYGAATNVSSQVIVLTKFLPLYKDVFHKMKMDAD, encoded by the exons ATGTGGAAGAAAGCGAcgctgccactgctgctgctgctgctcaccGCATTACTCTTGGCACAG TTGGTCGCTGCGGTATCAACTCGAACGGCGGCAGGCCATGGAGAAGCCATCAGTACCAGTAGTAGTAGCACAGAGCGTTTCGTAGAGACAGCACTGGATCTTAATGACAAAGAGGATGAAGATGCCGACGAAGCAACAGTTGAGACATACGAAGACGACGAGGAGGACACAGAGCGCGGTGCAGCGAGCAGGACAAGGCATGCGACACCACAATTTATGAAAACAATGCCAAACAACGAAGAAGTAGGCGATAGTGAAGAGGTGCGCGAAAGCGAAGAGGCGAGCACACAACTGCGGGACGATGAGCGTGGAGGGCAAGACGATGGCATAGCAGTAGCGAACGACGAGGGTAGTGGCGGCAATGATGGTAGTGGTGGTGAAGGTGCCGCTGCTAGTGCCAGTGCCATTAATGGTGATGATGACGTTGAtggtgttggtgttgatgtTGGCGATGCTAGTGAAGAAACGAGCGAAGTGTCGTCAGTTGAGCAGCGCGAACGCGATCGGCTTGCGTCTATAATGATGCGCGAAGTCACACGACTGATTGATTATGCATTGGAGCAACAGAGATCGGTCGTCAACCAGTTTCTGCAAGACGAAACAATCGAGATGGTGAAGTGTGCGACAATGGAGGCGGTGAAACAGAGCTGCGTCGCATTCATGGCGGATGTGCGAGAGGCACTCAAGCTGAACAAAGGAAATGATTTTCCGACACAACTGGCACAGTTCGGTGTGAAAACATTGATGGCAAGAGATTTCGAAATGTTTGTGCAGCTGCACAATACGACGCGCATAAAGCAGCCGACAGCGGAAAATGTGATTATTGATAATGCGTTCCGTAAAGCGGGCGTGTTGCAAATCGAAGTGGAGTTGCAAAAACGATTTGTGGCGTTCACCAAACTTTTCAACAGCACAGTGGGTGAATATGTCGAAAAGTTGCTGGCGAAtgagcaacagcagcagcggaGCGATTTCGATGAATCGCTGGTGGATTGGTATCGGAAATATGGCGCAGCGACGAATGTGAGCAGTCAAGTGATTGTCTTGACCAAATTTCTGCCACTGTATAAAGATGTGTTTCACAAGATGAAAATGGATGCGGATTga